The Toxorhynchites rutilus septentrionalis strain SRP chromosome 1, ASM2978413v1, whole genome shotgun sequence genome contains the following window.
aaatgtatgggaaaatggaaacgcttatagttttcatgaattttaaccatttatacaccatgggattgtaatgtatagcatattgaaTAAATCTTAGGggatttccgattcatttggtatgtaaatcgccaaaatccgttcgcggcaaaaatagttattagcgttaactttatttcataaaaacgtgattttgcacccttaatgaaagacgtagttctacgtcaaaaacccatGCTGggtgagacgaagtttgccgggtcagctatttccatatatttcagaaactataaaacagtgttggccaaacttttgggtaTTACGGGCGAtttattgttcaaatgttaggctgcggtctaccaacgttgactgtatgAAAAAGTCATCAGAAAATGAATTTAGTACTAGACAATAAGACAAAGTTTGAACTAGGATTGGGCAATCTTGCATCGGTTTTcggaagatcgatcttttcctctccgatttccgattttttggatcgattctttgtactccaGAAAACGCGATAATCGAtcttttcgatatttttgatcgtagaattccttttgtaaatttgtttttcagtgaacattgattttgaCCGTTCGAGTGCGGAGCATAGCACTCCTATAAGGATCACcttttaataatcgatttcgggaatatattagggatacaattgaaaaaatctatCGCTGAATGCTCATCcattttttgatttatttaaGAAATGGTTTCAAGTTCCCCCTTTTAACCTATTttttaaccaacatttttctctgctgaatcaataccaacacatctaacctacGCAGcgcattttgtttcatttactttgaaagacggaaggtttttcatttgtttttgcattttcaattgtgaatgtttgcaaacatcgattgatttagcaaatattattgaaaatctgtacgattttttgtccgtaataacCTTAAGTGATTACGGCCCGTGTGTTCGTGTGTGCAGGAACTGGAGAaaatgatcagtacgtgtaacgaggattctaatgcgattgctggtgtgaatattctcccaccggaccgaataataaccacTCAATCCTCAATGCCTTTTTTTTTCGCATAATTTTGGTACTTTGCTGGTTTTGGGAAATGTTAGATTTTTCGGGAAAAGGATAATTGGGAAGAAatgattcttaagcatagacaTTTCTCCAAGACTAACAATAGAAAtaacagcatatgctttcgtttgaaagaaaaaacctgccagtaataagttaaaattacattgaataagaaatgtcacatctcaccttaggtggattcATTTaagtttatacttagagacctgcATCCTCCTGTGCCTGTTCGTCTCGGAAtgtaaaattgatgcatttatgaataccgtatatttgctaattgaagtgactttcaGTTCGCAGtgtgtttgtacttgcaaataaaaagtgcgggtttcggccaatgttcgatttttcgaacagtcatttcccggaaaatggaagatgggaaaaaaataattcttgaacattggggattctttagcgtcaataattaaaattacaccaatggctttcatcaaaaaaatattttttacagcttggtcgttaatgggttaactaaagcttttttaaatatttggcATATTCTCACAAAATTTACTTCATACTCAACGATTAATCTCATCAAAAACCACCTGACAAAcagcagttttgtaagtttggtcattacaaaaccaATTGATACAAGCTATTTACGCCATCTCATTCACTTGattgacagtgaaaattgtgacgaaattggatggtgacatcaggtccagctgaAGCATTTTTTCTAGAACTAAGACTACTACCAAAACttcgactaaatgccagacGTATGGCACGGTTGGATTTTATGGGATTATTGCCAGTGGAGTTCTAcatgaatatcagttgttgcatttctaataataattttcaaccttgcccctctaacctcgagtaatccgcgagtaatcggtcgaaacctactaaacatagatttaagttgaaattctgtaaaaacaaatcatgaattagtggctccgcaaagctcatgcgattgagccttacaaataaatgaattggaaaaaaataatttaattcatTAAATTGAATGATTCCATAACGGTACACAATAAAGGCTctggaaaatacaatttttttgggCATTCAAGTTATTTTTGTGACCTTTGTGTTGAGAATCAAATTGAAATTCCCTCGATGGTTGAATATAAATGTGAAATTTTCATTCCGTGTTTATTAACAATTATaaagaataagtaaataaattggaaaaaaggattcgattttcaaagatcgattctctggtaacgatttaatcagtgaatccaTCCCTACACCGTTTAGAGAATCTATCCGTCAAGAtagatctttttctaaagatcgcccaatcctagtttgaACTCTCCTGTATTTGCGCGCAAAATCATagctcgtatactcgcgcacagtgtcacagactgtgcgtgtctctgtaattttgctattgtTTTTTGCTGATGCTATTTTTAGgcattatttgtatttattttaagCAAAAAAGATACAGTGATTCACCTCTAGTGGGTCATACCAAAGTACCACTCATTGTCGCATTACTGGTGATTGTGACCTTTAATTGGActtatcaacaaacacaacaaaatgtGAGAAATAAGTTCAAAtagaaaaatcattgaaaatttaacaaacaATCGCtagaaaagtgtgcaaaatacatAATATAGTAAAATGGTTGGAAAATGGTCgaaaacactcctaaaaatTCATCGTGTTGTTGAAGCTTGCACAAAGAAGGTTTACAGAATCAtatcaaaatatccaattaaaTATTcttgtcgcattacaggtctgtccaattggCTAGATGCCCAATTAGAGGACTTAGACTTTTTCtaactaaataaaaattattgattctcggtctgtgagaTCGATTAACCAATTAACTAGAAGTATAAGAACTATCTAACGGAACTTTTGGCCTctattatgtaaattgaatcgaacgttaaattcgatccctataactttcactatcattttgtaaatcgatagaatctttccgaatcgagttctttctcgaGCGTCGGcaaattgcatattttgaaatgtCTCCGTAATGTTTCTTAAAGCAAAGCATCAGGAATGCAACaaacaaaccaaacagctcgaaaaattatgccgacagcTTTCATCCAACTGTGCGATAACAGTAAAATAGAGACAACAAGTGAAATTCTGTTCGACTATAATTACATAATCGGgcccaatatttaattttagaactttataatttctcattcatcactgccgttctattcatgactatatttcttgaaaaaataacacaattaattcacttaaaatttacttttgaaataaaaataaaaatacttcgTTAATACTCGTATACGCAGTCTCCAAAAGTGATGTTTTCTTCGGAAATttagttttcattgattttcgaattttaatggatgtttccaacattttcaattggtcatttaacCAATTATTGAAATGATTCCTAATGACAATTTATTACTATATTACAAGtggtcgaacaactggatgCGTTAATATTAAATACCTAacaatctgaaagaaaatataaaaccgAAACTGTAACATTGTCGAATGCACTACATCGTTATCTTGACTTTGAACCAGATTAGgattagttttatttttttcaaagaaaacaggaaaaaaatgttgtaagaGAAACTTTGGCATTTTGGCTCCCTGGATTGGGACTTAGGGATTTGGATCCGAAATCAGAAAAATAACCACCATTAAAACTAGAATGAGGAATACAGGTTTCAGAATGACGAAAGTCAGGTCTGAATTTCCCATCCTAATAGATTCAGCAATGAATTCTGTCCAAAACAAATCACTTCAAAATTGGTAAATGGTAATCCAAACCGTTTTTTCCCCACACATCAACAGGGACCCATCATTGTTGAGCTATAGATATTGGTTTACCACGAATGGTCGGACCTCGTTATTCCATCGAGTATAATCAGCTGGTTATTAATTTTCACAGCATCTTTTGTCCGTTGACTTCCAATTTCTTCGTTTCCACGAACATCACATTATAAAACGTATTTCGTTGTGGTTTAAGCCCAATATCTCTCGAAACATCCGTCATGTTGTGAAGCATCGAATGCTGTGGGAAAATTTAACAAATCTCACTCTCGATAAAGCGCGAAAACAAAACCAAAACGCTCGAAACCGTTGAATGGTGGTTATGTTCGATAAATGTACCGGGCGTGTGTTTTCGAGTTGAAATTTAATATATGGAAATGTGAAAAGGCATCCTGGTTTTCGCCACTTTTACACCCAGGGCGAGGAAGGTTTCGCAAAacttttgtaatatttttttttcttttttgcttGATGCAACGAGCCATACGCAAAATTCGCTACTATGTGCTCGCGctgttaaatatttattttcaatttaactTACTTCAGAGAGAAGCTCGTAACTTTCAACTCACATGTGCTCTTTGGCTAGGAGCGGCAAAATAAAAAGGGTCCACAGATTAAGAATTCTTTCCTCACACCCCGTCCCTCTTTATCTTTGCAGTTACTTCACGAGGCACTTTGAATGGTTTCTGATACAGCTGCTTTTCAACTTTCAACAACCGATTGCGAAGTTATAATTTGACTTTCGACGGAGAGGCAAAATATTGACTTGTGTGGAAAGTTGATTTTGCCGCCCCCGTTTCATGCGCTATGAATGGCAATAATAAGTTTTCTGGGAAACAGACAATCGTGGTGCTTTCAGATGTTGCAGATGGCGGAGCTCTGGAGGGAACTCACCCACCACCATTAGCGTATAGCAATCATTCGTGGCATCTCCAGAGTTGGTGGAGTCTCAGCGGCCGACGGCTAATGATGCTCGTCTGGCGCTCGGCAGAGCGTAGTAAACACTCGCTTCCTGATCCCGGTGTCTTTCACGGTTGTATCCCTTTGTCCGTTTACTGAACCACAAACTGAGACATTGTTTCCGagttggataatttttttttactgtttcGACTAAAAAATCTTGATGTCATTTTCCTTGCTGTTGATGGTTTCAGATTCGAGCTTTCCGTATTAATAGACAACACATGTATATCGCAAAAGACCTCTTTGAATTATTCACGGTTTTAGAACACTGAAGATAAATATTCCTATCACGGACATAAACTGTAATATATACTAAAATCATCGTTTAGAGGGATAATGTTTTGTGCCAAGTTCATCACAAAGCATCTTCAACGTCATATTGATTGAATTTCAATGTTCTGAACACTGTGATAATCCTTTAAATGATTCCTCACCATTGACATCGTCCTCACCGCAAGCCAAGCAGCAAATTTCTACTCCATAGTTTAGAGCTGGCCTACGCGGCACACAACATCCCCGGATAAGTTTAATGGTACCGAACCAAACCAAACAACCAACCAATCCGGATAATTACTTGCGGTTGTCTCATTGCCTTAATACTACTTTAATCCTTTCAATGAGCATGATGCTGAGTAGGACTATCCAAGCTTCAACTTGTTGATCTGGGTTTATGCAGCACTGAGTCGGCAAAGGCATACATTGTAATGAATGTGATTACCAAAATGTGTGCATTGGTTTCACTTAATATTAGAGTGATAAAGGCATACAATGTGGCGAGAGCGATTAACGAAATGTAACATTTTAAACATCAAAGAGCACCTATACGTAATTTATCAGTTAGCTTCGAAAACAGCTCGAACTTGATAACGTCGCCGGGTGAATAAAATCATATTAGCGAATGTTGAGTCAATTATCTTCAACGGTGTTTTTACAATCATGTATTCACAAGTGCCCTTTACGGTTCTATCCACCCGGTTCAGGCTGCCCACCTCGAGGGGCAAAAGGGTCGGCTGGCAACGCGATAACTGTGTCCGAAGCGCGCGTGATAATCCATCGATACAGGTGGATTATAAAAGGCAACTGCTGGCCGGTGAAGGTACATCACAAGTCGTTTCGACATGAAGGCGATCACATTGGTAGCGTTGGTGGCTTTCGCAGCTTTGGCTGCTGGATACGTCGTGGTTCCTGATGATAAGATCAAGTACGCGGACAAGAATTTCCTGGTCAAGCAGCGTCAACTGCTCGAGTTGTTCCAGCATGTCCAACAGCATGAGGTGCACAACGAACAGTGGAATGTGGCGAAGCAGTACAAGATCCAGGATAATTACGACCACTACAAGAACGCCGATGCTGTGAAGGAATTCTTCCAGATGTATAGACACGGAATGCTGCAAATGGATGACACTTTCAGCATTTTCCACGAACATCACCGCGAGCAGGCTATTGCGTTGTTCCATGTGTTCTACTACGCCAACGATTGGGACACTTTCTACAAATCGGTTGCCTGGGCCCGTTTCCACGTGAACGAAGGACTGTGGATATACGCAACCACCGTAGCACTGCTTCACCGCAATGATATGGCCGGCCTAGAGCTACCCGCTCCGTACGAAATCTACCCGAACTATTTCTTCAACAGCGAAGTCATCCAGAGGGCTACCCAGTACAAAATGCAGGGTTTCTACGGCACCAAGAAGGTTGATGACGTCTACTCGGTCGTCATCCCAGCGAACTACACTGGCTGGTACGTTCACACCAACCCCGATCAGAAGGTTTCCTACTACACCGAAGATATTGGCCTGAACACCTACTACTACTACTTCAACGCTGACTATCCGTTCTGGATGGGTGGCAAGGAATATGGCCTCTACAAGGACCGTCGTGGGGAACTGTATCTGTTCAAACACCAGCAATTGCTTGCCCGCTACTACTTGGAACGCCTGTCCAACGACCTCGGAGCTATCCCGGAGTTCTCCTGGTACAAGCCGATCCGCACCGGTTACTATCCAGACATGCACTACTACAATGGACAAAACTTCCCGGCGCGTGACAACTACTACAACATCTACACCGCGGACAACTACAACCAGATCGACGAAATGGTCGACATCGAGCACCGTATTCGCGAGGCTATCGATCAGGGCTACGTTACCCTCCAGGATGGTAGTCACATCGATCTGACTAGACCGGAAT
Protein-coding sequences here:
- the LOC129764815 gene encoding hexamerin-1.1-like codes for the protein MKAITLVALVAFAALAAGYVVVPDDKIKYADKNFLVKQRQLLELFQHVQQHEVHNEQWNVAKQYKIQDNYDHYKNADAVKEFFQMYRHGMLQMDDTFSIFHEHHREQAIALFHVFYYANDWDTFYKSVAWARFHVNEGLWIYATTVALLHRNDMAGLELPAPYEIYPNYFFNSEVIQRATQYKMQGFYGTKKVDDVYSVVIPANYTGWYVHTNPDQKVSYYTEDIGLNTYYYYFNADYPFWMGGKEYGLYKDRRGELYLFKHQQLLARYYLERLSNDLGAIPEFSWYKPIRTGYYPDMHYYNGQNFPARDNYYNIYTADNYNQIDEMVDIEHRIREAIDQGYVTLQDGSHIDLTRPESVEYLGNLIQGNPDSVNNRYYKYVGHIARNLLGASMDHLDTHKVIPGVLEHYETSLRDPMFYQMYKRIMHWYWEFKNHLQHYTYDELNFPGVKIESVDVDKLVTYFDRFDADITNAVDVEVQDDTNIEGNNLRKTGRITHHQGEGFLIKARQWRLNHMPFNLKLNVYADKAQRAVVRVYLGPKYNQYGHVYGINENRKNFVLLDVFQTELANGKNTIVRDSSQFSLYVQDRTSYYDLYKWVMAATNGEKKFPLDMTEAHCGFPSRLMLPKGKKGGMAYQLYFIVSPYHAPNTPQHQGYDYTINCGVGTGARYVDSLPFGYPFDRQIDEKFWFTPNMYYYDTLIYNKNEKEINAVH